A genome region from Triticum aestivum cultivar Chinese Spring chromosome 2B, IWGSC CS RefSeq v2.1, whole genome shotgun sequence includes the following:
- the LOC123041586 gene encoding probable E3 ubiquitin-protein ligase ATL44, which translates to MHPRRASSRRPLCLYTTQIITGRCTRRPLFSIIPRTNTDRHTPRRKKDSMIAIAGAVVAGVAAAATAGILALASSRGDRPEDATSAVAAAVVPQECAVCLSELVGAAEFSGDSEPSAVPVRVLPGCGHWFHDECIGRWLLLRPECPLCRCPVVTADSRLGRKAVVPAVPLAEAAPALSRPARIACGFGDGRVLWTRSPPVAL; encoded by the coding sequence ATGCATCCACGTCGCGCGTCCTCTCGTCGACCTCTTTGCCTATATACCACACAGATCATCACCGGCCGATGCACCCGCCGACCTCTCTTCTCCATCATACCACGCACTAACACCGATCGACACACGCCGAGGCGCAAAAAGGATTCCATGATCGCTATTGCcggcgcggtggtcgccggtgtggcAGCCGCGGCCACGGCGGGGATTCTTGCCTTGGCGTCGTCGCGCGGCGACCGGCCCGAGGATGCCACGAGCGCCGTGGCGGCGGCGGTTGTGCCCCAGGAGTGCGCGGTGTGCCTGTCGGAGCTGGTCGGAGCGGCGGAATTCTCCGGCGACTCTGAGCCATCGGCGGTGCCGGTACGCGTGCTGCCGGGCTGTGGGCACTGGTTCCACGACGAGTGCATCGGCAGGTGGCTGCTGCTGCGCCCAGAGTGCCCGCTGTGCCGCTGCCCCGTGGTCACCGCGGACAGTCGGCTAGGCAGGAAGGCCGTGGTGCCTGCCGTGCCGCTGGCGGAGGCCGCGCCTGCCTTGTCGCGGCCGGCTAGGATCGCGTGCGGCTTCGGCGACGGGAGGGTCCTGTGGACGCGTAGCCCACCCGTGGCATTGTAA